Sequence from the uncultured Flavobacterium sp. genome:
CATTTTTGGGAGACGAAAGAATAATTTTGAGATATTCCTTAACCAATGTATAGGTCTTTCCCGATCCTGCAGATGCATCATATATAGAGAAAGACGGACTTTGCATAAGTTTGGTTTTTCGTACGGTAAAAATAACACAATAAATATTAAAACCCAATTATGTAAAATTCCAAATTCCAATATCTGCAAGCAATGAACGCTTCAAATATTGGAATTTGGAATTTATGTTTTGGAATTTTAAAACCTAAATTATGCTGTTTTTGGAAATGCTCTTTTATTAAAAACTAATAAGATTCCAACTCCTGTTGAAATTGCCATATCGGCTACATTGAAGATTGCATTGAAAAAAGCAAAATGTTTACCTCCAAAAATTGGCAACCAAGTTGGCAGATTTCCTTCCCAAATAGGAAAATAAAACATATCTACAACCAATCCATGAAACCATGATCCGTATGGAGTTGGCGAGAAAAGTGTTGCTAAACTATGTGTACTGTCGTCAAAAATCACTCCGTAAAATACCGAATCAATAATATTTCCTGCGGCACCGGCAAAGATTAACGCAATCGCAACTATCAAATAAGTAGAATGACGTTTCTTTATTGCATCAGCTAACCAATATCCAATTCCGAAAACGGCGAAAATTCTAAAAACTGTCAAAATCAATTTACCGTATTCACCAGGAATCTTTGTTCCCCAAGCCATTCCTTCATTTTCAATAAAATGAATTCTGAACCAATCAGCAATAACAACTTCTTCTCCTAAAACAAAGTTTGTTTTTACATAGATTTTTGAAAGCTGATCAACAATTAAAACTAAGAATATAAGGAAATACGCTTTTCGTAATGTCATTTTAAATTTTTTTGATGCGCAAAAGTAACAATTTAATCAAAAAAAACGCCCCTTATGGAGCGTTAATTCTTTTGTAATAAAACCAAACCTATATTGTTCAGGCTTAATTCTATACTATATTCTATTTTTTTACAACTGCTTTAGCTGGTGCTTTTGGACTATCTGCAAAGAAATCCGATATCGACTTAAGCAATCCCTTACCTTCTTTTCCAGCAGTTGCTTTTTTGGCCTCAGCCTTTTTTACATCAGCTTTGAACTTGATTCGTAATTTTTCAAATTCTTTCATTCTACTCTCAACATCAGAGTTAACCTCTTTAAATTTCAATACTTTAGCCATAGTACAAGTTGTTTATAGTGAATAAATAAAATCATTCATAATTGGGTATTACAATAATACATAAATTAATTTAAATTTGTTAATAAAAATTAACATTTGTTTAGCTAAAAAAGCTATATTTATCACACCAAACATACAAAAACGAATTATTTTTAATCACTCTCCTAAATCCTACAAATTATGAATGAAATCACAACCACCTTGAACGATTTTTTAGTGAACACAAAATCCAGCGCTGCATTAATTCTAAATGGAAAAGGAAAACTAATCACTTCTCTTCATTTGGATTATGGAGACAGCATTGCAGCAATGAGCGCAGCAATCTTATCTATGAGCGAGAAATTCTTAATCGACTTGGATAAGGGAGCACTAAAACAACTCTTCCTGAAAACCTCTGAAGGAGTTGTAATTGGAAATAAAATAAGCGGCACAAATTTTATAATTGCTTTTTCCAGAGATGGAAGCAATCTGGGCTTGTTAATGCGTTCAACAGATGAAGTAGCAGCCGAACTAAGTAAGAATTCCCTATTAAAATAACATAAATCTATTAACCCAACAAACCCACTAAACTATGAGTAACGACTTCTTAAACGTGTTTTTAAATGAAATGAAAACTAACGTAAACGGCTTTATTGCAGTAGCTGTAACCGAAATTGAATCAGGACTAAGCTTTGGAAATCTAAC
This genomic interval carries:
- a CDS encoding roadblock/LC7 domain-containing protein, whose translation is MNEITTTLNDFLVNTKSSAALILNGKGKLITSLHLDYGDSIAAMSAAILSMSEKFLIDLDKGALKQLFLKTSEGVVIGNKISGTNFIIAFSRDGSNLGLLMRSTDEVAAELSKNSLLK
- a CDS encoding lipoprotein signal peptidase, with translation MTLRKAYFLIFLVLIVDQLSKIYVKTNFVLGEEVVIADWFRIHFIENEGMAWGTKIPGEYGKLILTVFRIFAVFGIGYWLADAIKKRHSTYLIVAIALIFAGAAGNIIDSVFYGVIFDDSTHSLATLFSPTPYGSWFHGLVVDMFYFPIWEGNLPTWLPIFGGKHFAFFNAIFNVADMAISTGVGILLVFNKRAFPKTA